The Ictidomys tridecemlineatus isolate mIctTri1 chromosome 6, mIctTri1.hap1, whole genome shotgun sequence genome includes a region encoding these proteins:
- the Prr5 gene encoding proline-rich protein 5 gives MVILRDKIRFYEGQKLLDSLAETWDFFFSDVLPTLQAIFYPVQGKEPSVRQLALLLFRNTITLSVKLEDALARAHARVPPAIVQMLLVLQGVHEPRGVTEDYLRLEALIQKVVSPYLGTCGLFSSEGPSSHSCILEKRLLRSRSGDVLAKNPVVRSKSYNTPLLNPVAEHEAEGAAAAGPGIRRHSVSEMTSCPEPQGFTGSPGQGPTGTFRASPSPHLGPCASRLYPPAQPPAPGPARGSPPSSSPETLVDQTLESADSDSEGIFIDFGRGGGSGVSGFEGAGGRQSVV, from the exons ATGGTGATCCTCCGGGACAAGATCCGCTTCTACGAGG GACAGAAGCTGCTGGACTCCCTGGCAGAGACCTGGGACTTCTTCTTCAGTGACGTGCTGCCCACGCTGCAGGCCATCTTCTACCCAGTGCAG GGCAAGGAGCCCTCTGTGCGCCAGCTGGCCCTGCTGCTGTTCCGGAACACCATCACTCTCAGCGTGAAGCTGGAGGACGCACTGGCCCGTGCCCATGCCCGCGTGCCGCCCGCCATTGTGCAGATGCTGCTGGTGCTGCAG GGGGTGCATGAGCCCAGGGGCGTCACGGAGGACTACCTGCGTCTGGAGGCGCTGATCCAGAAGGTGGTGTCACCGTACCTGGGCACCTGTGGCCTCTTCTCCAGCGAGGGCCCCTCCTCCCACTCCTGCATCCTGG AGAAGCGCCTGCTGCGCTCCCGCTCCGGGGACGTCCTGGCCAAGAACCCCGTGGTGCGCTCCAAGAGCTACAACACGCCGCTGCTGAACCCTGTGGCCGAGCACGAGGCGGAGGGTGCGGCGGCCGCCGGCCCGGGCATCCGCAGGCACTCGGTGTCGGAGATGACGTCCTGCCCCGAGCCCCAGGGCTTCACCGGCTCCCCTGGCCAGGGCCCCACGGGCACCTTCAGGGCCTCCCCGTCGCCCCACTTGGGTCCCTGTGCCAGCAGACTGTACCCCCCGGCCCAGCCGCCGGCGCCGGGCCCTGCCCGCGgctccccaccctcctccagccCCGAGACCCTGGTGGACCAGACGCTGGAGTCCGCAGACTCCGACTCCGAAGGGATTTTCATTGACTTTGGCCGGGGCGGCGGCTCGGGGGTGTCCGGCTTCGAGGGGGCGGGGGGCCGGCAGAGCGTGGTGTGA